One genomic window of Spirochaetota bacterium includes the following:
- a CDS encoding prolyl oligopeptidase family serine peptidase translates to MDRTGHITIGIAGIECCIFGSLARARAPLVFVVHGAGGNIESNIDRARDLAAHGCTAVTIEQRNHGRRLVDRRALLRWHGRSTRDFLAMTNIMYEIIVGTASDISLLIGMLPARIGIAPSGIGVTGFSLGGHVTLMAAAMDTRIDCAVPFIGSGDYHTLMRLRTAQYGHDVKAFDRYYEKRLQPLVKRYDPIEHVSAFVDRPLAMINGGADDVVQLPCNENFHARVRPLYTDKAKLRLSVHENVKHEVTKKMWAEGRTFLLSRLSAERA, encoded by the coding sequence ATGGACCGGACGGGTCACATCACCATCGGCATCGCCGGCATCGAATGCTGTATCTTCGGGTCGCTTGCACGCGCTCGCGCGCCGCTTGTGTTCGTCGTGCACGGTGCGGGCGGGAACATCGAAAGCAATATCGATAGAGCGCGCGATCTTGCCGCTCACGGATGCACGGCGGTGACGATAGAACAGCGCAATCACGGGCGCCGTCTTGTCGACCGCCGGGCGCTGCTCCGCTGGCACGGTCGGAGCACACGCGATTTCCTCGCGATGACGAACATCATGTATGAGATAATAGTCGGGACGGCGTCGGACATCTCGCTTCTCATCGGCATGCTCCCGGCGCGGATCGGTATTGCCCCGTCGGGCATCGGCGTTACCGGGTTCTCCCTCGGCGGCCATGTAACGCTCATGGCTGCCGCCATGGATACGCGCATTGACTGTGCGGTCCCGTTCATCGGCAGCGGCGATTATCATACGCTCATGCGGTTACGGACGGCGCAGTACGGGCATGATGTAAAAGCATTCGACCGCTATTATGAAAAACGGCTTCAACCGCTCGTGAAGCGCTATGATCCCATCGAGCATGTATCGGCCTTCGTCGACAGGCCGCTCGCGATGATCAACGGCGGTGCCGACGATGTCGTGCAGCTTCCCTGTAATGAGAATTTTCATGCGCGGGTGCGCCCGCTCTATACTGACAAAGCCAAGCTCCGCCTGAGCGTTCATGAGAACGTAAAACACGAGGTTACGAAAAAAATGTGGGCCGAGGGCAGGACATTCCTGCTCAGCCGTCTGTCCGCGGAACGTGCGTAG
- a CDS encoding TatD family hydrolase — protein MKFIDSHAHLTYSDTDRTAIAAALGRIPVSDERLIIDAGVRPDDLDARIGLLADFPDVRIAAGLHPHDAKDFTEDDVAAFEKKIMSLNTAEKRICAVGETGLDYYRNNSPADRQRAVFSRMLTLAKSVSLPVLIHSRDAADDTIDIVRASGVTRGVFHCFSGGREFARKALDLGYLISFAGNITYKNADAIREASAFVPADRFTIETDCPFLAPVPMRGTSNEPSFAVHTAACIAVIRGTTTEDVMDIAYRNTLALIA, from the coding sequence ATGAAATTCATCGACAGTCATGCGCATCTCACCTACTCAGATACTGATCGTACCGCTATTGCCGCCGCCCTTGGGCGCATACCCGTTTCGGACGAGCGCCTCATTATCGATGCCGGTGTGCGCCCGGACGATCTCGATGCGCGTATCGGACTTCTCGCGGACTTCCCGGATGTCCGCATCGCGGCGGGGCTGCATCCCCACGACGCGAAGGATTTCACCGAGGACGATGTCGCCGCATTCGAAAAGAAGATAATGTCGCTCAATACGGCGGAAAAGCGCATCTGTGCCGTCGGCGAGACAGGGCTCGACTACTACCGCAACAATTCCCCTGCGGACCGACAGCGTGCGGTGTTCTCCCGAATGCTTACCCTCGCGAAGTCCGTTTCGCTCCCGGTGCTCATACACTCGCGCGACGCCGCGGACGATACCATCGATATCGTTCGTGCATCGGGCGTAACGCGCGGCGTGTTCCACTGTTTTTCAGGCGGAAGAGAGTTCGCCCGCAAAGCGCTCGATCTCGGATATCTGATATCCTTCGCGGGAAACATCACCTACAAGAACGCTGATGCCATCCGCGAAGCGTCGGCCTTCGTCCCCGCCGATCGATTCACTATTGAGACCGATTGCCCATTTCTCGCCCCGGTGCCGATGCGCGGGACGTCCAATGAACCTTCATTCGCGGTGCACACCGCTGCATGCATAGCCGTTATTCGCGGAACAACGACGGAAGATGTCATGGATATCGCGTACAGGAACACGCTTGCATTGATCGCATGA
- a CDS encoding TolC family protein yields the protein MHHVRRALIGAVSILSAAALSALSLAEIPAIISNNSLDLRKKRIAMHIQGVDVGSQWMRFLPDITASGSYDLAASPVTNAQSVSAGLSSTLSIGKDLFVGQAVDRLLYENARIAYEQFNETTLYETIAVYIDVLKDKLSVEIALSNEQISRTQYEFVKSKKQSGNASELDLINALAEYDNDVYTTQLARITLESTIARLKQQLLLDDIESVADVELPLPFEPIALGPGTIPANARGLSAMRAASNALAVQEITLTSSVLDRFVPTVTAAASADWKKHTYYAGAWTRNRNIDVTLSLAFSLPLWDRNVYLNKMTKSMYAVEQAKADIELARRTALKDITENIKLHNNRIELIPISQKRLKSAELNYKMMSESYRLGVRSLIDFYVAEKRFREAKRDFSFLQYDILLLKAKIGLLLDDTYRYLPRK from the coding sequence ATGCATCATGTTCGACGTGCACTCATCGGCGCCGTTTCGATACTGAGCGCGGCCGCGCTTTCCGCATTGTCGCTTGCCGAGATACCCGCCATCATTTCGAACAATTCGCTCGATCTGAGGAAGAAGCGCATCGCCATGCACATACAGGGCGTGGATGTGGGGAGCCAGTGGATGCGGTTCCTCCCCGATATCACGGCGAGCGGGAGCTATGACCTTGCTGCGAGCCCGGTGACGAACGCGCAGAGCGTATCGGCAGGGCTCTCATCAACGCTCAGCATCGGCAAGGACCTCTTCGTCGGCCAGGCCGTCGATCGGCTCCTCTATGAGAATGCGCGTATCGCGTATGAGCAGTTCAATGAAACAACGCTGTATGAGACCATCGCTGTCTATATCGATGTGCTCAAGGATAAATTGTCAGTAGAGATAGCGTTGTCCAACGAGCAGATCTCGCGGACGCAGTATGAATTCGTCAAGTCGAAGAAGCAGTCCGGCAATGCGAGCGAGCTCGATCTCATCAACGCGCTCGCCGAATACGACAACGATGTCTATACGACGCAGCTCGCCCGCATAACGCTCGAGTCGACCATTGCGCGCCTGAAGCAGCAGCTGCTGCTCGATGATATCGAATCGGTAGCCGATGTCGAGCTCCCGCTCCCGTTCGAACCGATAGCCCTCGGACCGGGGACGATACCCGCCAACGCGCGCGGGCTTTCAGCGATGCGTGCCGCGAGCAATGCGCTCGCCGTTCAGGAGATAACATTGACATCGTCGGTGCTCGATCGTTTCGTGCCGACGGTGACCGCCGCCGCGAGCGCCGACTGGAAGAAGCATACGTACTACGCCGGCGCGTGGACGAGGAACAGGAACATCGATGTTACGCTGTCGCTCGCCTTCTCGCTGCCGCTATGGGACCGCAATGTATATCTCAACAAAATGACGAAAAGCATGTATGCCGTTGAACAGGCGAAAGCGGATATCGAGCTTGCACGGCGCACCGCGCTCAAGGATATTACCGAGAATATCAAGCTCCACAACAACCGCATCGAGCTCATCCCGATCTCCCAGAAGCGTCTGAAGAGCGCGGAGCTCAACTATAAGATGATGTCGGAAAGCTATCGCCTCGGGGTGCGTTCGCTCATCGATTTCTATGTAGCGGAGAAGCGTTTCCGTGAGGCAAAGCGGGATTTCTCATTCCTGCAGTACGACATCCTGCTCCTTAAGGCGAAGATAGGGCTTCTGCTCGACGACACCTATCGCTATCTGCCGCGGAAGTGA
- the waaF gene encoding lipopolysaccharide heptosyltransferase II — MGDLFDGIEEQEIEEEKRKAPSSDRPRILVVGMNYIGDTLFTTPLIRALAKHRPNAVIDVLNGVRGTAMLTENPHVASVIPKPARGDKKAMEQLIARLAETRYESAVIASTSFESAWIPYRAKIPVRSGIRSELRSFMLTHAQASKNRHIILRILDALEPLSIPSDGVHMELVLTKAEEKDAISVLSKKRLAKEKFLVVHAGATRRQKRWPVEYFIKLITTFRKSVGAPVVLIGGPEDAMLNTIIAADCKKSIALDLTAAVSLRVLAGVIRNAWAFVGNDSAPLHIASAMNVHTVGLFGQTDPLVYGTLHEGGTIISARQTCPPLKRALCSVTRGCRGAACMDNITVEEVLDALRAIYSWA; from the coding sequence ATGGGCGACCTTTTCGACGGCATAGAAGAGCAAGAGATCGAGGAAGAGAAGAGAAAGGCCCCGTCATCGGATAGGCCGCGCATACTCGTCGTCGGCATGAACTATATCGGCGACACATTGTTCACCACACCGCTCATACGCGCACTTGCCAAACACCGCCCGAACGCGGTTATCGATGTGTTGAACGGTGTACGCGGAACGGCGATGCTCACAGAGAATCCGCATGTCGCGTCCGTCATCCCGAAGCCCGCGCGCGGCGACAAAAAAGCGATGGAGCAATTGATCGCACGCCTTGCCGAAACCCGATACGAGAGCGCCGTCATCGCATCAACATCGTTCGAAAGCGCATGGATACCGTATCGCGCAAAGATCCCCGTACGCTCAGGCATACGCTCAGAGCTTCGTTCGTTCATGCTCACGCATGCGCAGGCATCGAAGAATCGGCACATCATTCTCCGAATACTCGACGCGCTCGAACCGCTCTCCATACCGTCCGACGGCGTCCATATGGAGCTTGTGCTCACAAAGGCCGAGGAGAAAGATGCGATTTCCGTTCTATCGAAGAAACGGCTTGCGAAAGAGAAATTCCTCGTCGTGCATGCGGGGGCGACACGCCGCCAGAAACGCTGGCCGGTAGAATATTTCATCAAACTCATAACGACGTTCAGGAAGAGCGTCGGCGCACCGGTCGTGCTCATCGGCGGGCCCGAGGACGCCATGCTCAATACGATAATCGCCGCCGACTGCAAAAAATCGATAGCGCTCGATCTTACAGCAGCGGTGAGCCTCCGCGTACTCGCCGGCGTCATCAGGAACGCCTGGGCCTTCGTCGGCAATGACAGCGCGCCGCTCCATATCGCTTCCGCGATGAACGTTCATACCGTGGGCCTCTTCGGGCAGACCGATCCATTGGTCTACGGGACGCTCCACGAGGGCGGTACCATCATATCGGCACGGCAGACGTGCCCGCCGCTGAAGCGAGCACTCTGCTCGGTGACCCGAGGATGCCGCGGCGCCGCCTGTATGGATAATATCACGGTGGAAGAAGTGCTCGACGCGCTGCGCGCTATCTATTCCTGGGCGTGA
- a CDS encoding C-terminal binding protein has protein sequence MKFKALVTDVRFRHYEIERDILAPAGIELVINENGDDLAHAAKDMDALLVNLAPIDTALLTHLDRCRVISRYGVGYDNVDLAAAKKKGIAVTNVPDYCKYDSAEHTLALMLAAARRITVHDGRIRKGEWNITQGNPVFRLRGRTYGIIGYGRTGRNVHRLISNFGFGTINVCSPTADEQELRVSNARKVSLETLLRESDFISCHVPLNDSTFHMIGEHELSLMKPTAVFVNTSRGKVVDEAALTRALKAERIGMAGLDVFEQEPIAQDSELRSLENVVLTDHQAWYSEESIIELKRRVAENVKAVLTGTGTASIVN, from the coding sequence GTGAAATTCAAGGCGCTGGTAACCGATGTGCGCTTCCGCCATTACGAGATAGAACGCGATATACTCGCGCCCGCCGGCATTGAGCTTGTCATCAACGAGAACGGCGACGACCTCGCGCACGCGGCGAAGGATATGGACGCGCTCCTTGTCAATCTCGCACCCATCGATACCGCGCTCCTTACGCATCTTGACCGCTGCCGCGTCATCTCGCGTTACGGCGTGGGCTACGACAATGTCGACCTGGCCGCCGCGAAAAAAAAGGGCATCGCGGTCACCAATGTCCCCGACTACTGCAAATACGACAGCGCCGAACACACGCTTGCGCTCATGCTCGCAGCCGCGCGGCGCATCACTGTCCATGACGGACGCATACGGAAAGGCGAATGGAACATCACCCAGGGCAATCCGGTGTTCCGCCTCCGCGGGCGAACGTACGGGATCATCGGGTACGGGCGCACCGGCAGGAACGTGCACCGCCTCATCAGCAATTTCGGTTTCGGCACCATCAATGTCTGTTCGCCGACGGCCGATGAACAGGAGCTTCGTGTCTCCAATGCCCGCAAGGTATCGCTCGAAACGCTCCTTCGTGAAAGCGATTTCATAAGCTGCCATGTGCCGCTCAACGATTCAACATTTCATATGATCGGCGAACACGAACTCTCCCTCATGAAACCCACCGCGGTATTCGTCAACACATCGCGCGGCAAGGTCGTGGACGAAGCGGCGCTCACCCGTGCCCTCAAGGCCGAGCGCATCGGCATGGCGGGGCTCGATGTGTTCGAGCAGGAACCGATCGCGCAGGACAGCGAGCTCAGGTCTCTTGAGAACGTCGTGCTCACCGACCACCAGGCTTGGTACAGCGAAGAATCCATCATCGAATTGAAGCGGCGCGTGGCGGAGAACGTCAAGGCCGTGCTCACCGGTACGGGCACGGCATCCATCGTCAATTGA
- a CDS encoding histidine triad nucleotide-binding protein yields MKPHDEDCIFCRIASGAIPSRKVAENDHAIAFHDIAPKAPVHILVLPKRHVPDILGLDSALMGECLSMIQTIARDMSLDKKGFRVITNCGAEAGQTVMHVHFHIIAGRMLGFE; encoded by the coding sequence ATGAAGCCCCATGACGAGGACTGCATATTCTGCAGGATAGCGAGCGGCGCTATCCCTTCCAGGAAGGTCGCCGAGAACGATCATGCAATAGCGTTCCATGACATCGCGCCCAAGGCCCCAGTGCACATCCTCGTTCTTCCGAAGCGGCATGTACCGGATATACTCGGCCTTGACAGTGCGCTCATGGGCGAATGTCTCTCGATGATACAGACGATAGCACGCGATATGTCCCTCGATAAAAAAGGCTTCCGCGTCATCACCAATTGCGGTGCCGAAGCGGGACAGACGGTCATGCATGTGCATTTCCACATCATCGCGGGCAGAATGCTCGGTTTCGAGTAA